Genomic window (Shewanella psychropiezotolerans):
AGTTGCCTTAGTACCCACATTGGCATTTGCTTCGGGTTCGTCGGTCCATCTAGAGAGTGCTAACATAGATCTCAATGACACAGAGTCATTACAACGTGGTCTTGATTTGTTCCAGCACAACTGTGCGGGTTGTCATAGCACTCAATATCAGAGATACAGCCGAGTAGCCGATGATTTAGGTATTTCTCTCGACGACATGCGTACAAAATACATGTTCGATAAAGATGCTAAGCCTGGCGACCTGATGGAAAATTCGATTCCAGAAGATGCTGCGGCTAAGTGGTTTGGTGCAACGCCACCAGATCTCACCTTGGTCGCCCGTGTTCGTGGTGAAGATTGGATCTACACTTACCTTAAAGGTTTCTATAAAGATGAGAATCGTCCATTTGGCGTGAACAATATCGTGTTCCCGTCGGTGGGTATGCCTCATGTGCTTGAGCATCTGCAAGGCATCCCGGTTAAGCAAGATGATGGTACGCTAGTTGCGACTGGTGGATCTCTGAATGCCGAAGAATATGACCAAGTGGTTCGTGATATCACCGGCTTCCTGGTTTACTCTGGCGACCCGGTAAAACTTGAGCGTGAAAGCTTAGGTTTATGGGTGATGGGCTTCCTGTTTATCTTCTTCGTGTTAGCTTACTTGTTGAAGAAAGAATACTGGAGAGATGTACACTAACCCCTTTAAAGGTTAGAATGTATCATCCGCATATTGTAAACGGGGGGCATTGCCCCTCGTTTGCTTTCTGTTTTTTGCTTTTGACATCAAATTCCCGGAGGGTATCAATGGCTGTTGCTGCCAATAAACGCTCAATCATGACCCTGTATTCAGGTGCTGACGATCTTTATAGTCACCAAGTTCGTATCGTCTTGGCTGAGAAAGGAGTCACCGTCGATGTACTGGAGGCGGACCCAAGTGAGATGCCTGAAGATCTGATCGAGCTAAACCCATACAATACAGTTCCTACTCTGGTCGATCGTGAATTAATACTTTATAACTCACGTATCATCATGGAGTACTTGGACGAGCGTTTCCCGCATCCACCACTTATGCCTGTATACCCGGTTTCACGTGGCCAGACTCGTTTGATGATGCACCGCATCGAAAATGATTGGTATTCGCTGGTTGAGCGAATCCGAAGTGGCGATCGTGCCGATGCGGCTCGTAAAGAGTTGCAGGAAAGCTTAACTGCAATTGCACCGATATTTACCGAGATGCCTTACTTTATGGCTGAAGAGTTCGGCCTAGCCGACTGTTATTTGGGGCCATTATTATGGCGCCTACCTGTACTGGGAATCGAATTAGATAACCGTGCGGCTAAAGAAGTAAAAGCCTATATGACACGTCTATTCGATCGTGAATCATTTAAAGCTTCTCTTACTGAGACCGAGCGCGAAATGCGCATGGGTATCTAATGAAGCCTATGACACCAAATCGCCCATACTTGTTGCAAGCATATTATGATTGGTTGATGGATAATGATCTTACCCCACATGTCGTCGTTGACGCTTATGTGCCGGGGACTCAGGTTCCACAACAATATGTGAAAGATGGTCAGATTGTGCTCAATATCACATCGACCGCTGTAGGTAACCTACAGATAGGTCACGATTTTATTGAGTTTAATGCTCGCTTTGGTGGTGTTCCTCAGCAGGTTGTCTTGCCTATGGCTGCGATTGTAGCAATATATGCGAGAGAGAATGGTGCCGGAACAGTCTTCGATATGGAAGATGCTTATCAAGTCGAGGCTGAGTCTGAGTCTGAAGAAGCTGGTTTATCTGTGGTGAAGCCTGAACAAGCTCCATTAACAGATACAAAGAGTGAGTTATCGTCTGTCGAGTCTTCACTAGGCGATACTCCAGCAGCTGACTCTCCTTCTGATAAGACGTCGCCAGATCCAGAGCCTAAGCGTCGAGGTCATCTGACACTTGTTAAGTAATACTTACATGTGAATCACTAAAGCCAGTCATATGACTGGCTTTTTTATTATTTGTGGCTGTGATAGCATCTGCCGCCGGCTTTAATTGTTAGGAAAAACTTGTTCCATGTTGTTGATGATCGATAACTACGATTCTTTTACTTTTAACTTAGTGCAGTACTTTCAGCAACTAGGTCAAGAGATCTTGGTTAAGCGTAACGATGAGATCACCTTGGAAGAGATAGAGGCTTTAAATCCTTCATATTTGGTTATCTCTCCCGGACCGTGCACACCGAATGAGGCTGGGATATCTCTTGCTGCTATCGAGTATTTCTCGGGGAAACTGCCGATATTAGGTGTTTGTCTTGGCCATCAGGCTATCGCTCAGGTATTCGGTGCCAAGGTTATTCGGGCTCAGCGAGTCATGCACGGTAAGACAAGTCTGATTAACCATACAAATACTCGTCTATTTTCCTCCCTGAACGACCCCTTGACTGTGACACGTTATCACTCATTGATTGTTGAAACTATACCCGCAGATTTCATCTTAGATGCCTGGTTCGATGATCCTGTGCATGGAAGAGAGATCATGGCCATGAGTCATAAAAGCCTGCCTATATTAGGTGTTCAGTTTCACCCTGAATCTGTACTCACTCAGCAGGGACTCGAGCTATTACAGAATTTTCTCGATCTAGGTACTCAAACCAGAACTTGCTAGCCTTGATGGCTTTCCTGCCTTTATTACTTTCTTTGCAGATTCATGAATCCTAAAACTTGTTAGCTTGTTACAAGTTTTCTAAAAAACACTAACTAATCCTTATCCCTTTTGTGATATAAATATTTGCAAAATAATATCAATGACCAAGTATGGCTTACTTATTAGTAGCGAGTCAGGATCATTGAAATAACAGAAGGAAGGATAATGACAGGTTTGCTGCGAAATTCAGCTCTTAGTGTACTCACAATCGCCATCTTAAGTGGTTGTGCGGTATCAGACTCTAACTCTAATACTCAGTCTCTTGCCCAAGTGAATCAAGCCGTGGTCAATCCGGCACTCGCAACCCCTCCTCAAGTCGATGAGCTACTCACGCTAAATCAGATCATGGCAGATCCTGATTGGATGGGGCTATTCGCCAAGGGGGCCTATTGGAGTGATGACAGCCAGTCAGTGTATTTTGCCCGTCAAGCACACGCTTCACCTATCAAAGACTATTACAATCAAGGCGTGGATCAAGCAATTGCTTCCCCGTTATCGCTAAATCAGCTTCATCTTGCAGATCAGCAAGATGGAGTTATCGATCGAGAAAAGACACGTAAAGCCTATATCTATCAAGGTAACCTGTTCGTTAAGGAGTTGGCTTCGGAAAAGATCTCTCAGTTAACCAGGCAGAACACTAACGTCGATGGAGTCCGTTTCCTCGATGGCGGTGACTTAGCTTTTTGGCAAGGCGATCAGATATTTCGAATTCATCAAGATAGCGGAATGTTGGAACAAATTGCTAATATTGAGATGGCAGCTAAGCCAAAAGGTGTTCAAGAGCCAGAGAGCTATATTGCTAAACAGCAGCAAAGATTGATTCAATACGTTGCCCTGCAACAGGATAAAGCCAAAAAGAAACAAGCATACAAGGAAGATCTCAACAAGGTCGATCCAAGCATGGCATCTAATACCTGGTACTTAGGCGACAAGGAAGTAGTGTCCGACTTAAGTCTTTCTCCCGATGGGCGTTATGTGCTCTTGTCTCTGATCGACAAGGAGTACAGCTGGCGAAGCGAGCATGACATCATGCCTAATTATTTGGGCAAAGATGGTTATGTGGATGCTGTCCCTGCAAGAGCGCGTGTAGCAGAAGACAATCCTCCGGGAGAGAGGTTGGTGTTGCTGGATCTGGACAATCACATTAAGAAAGACATCACAATCGAAGGGTTAATCGGCTTCGATGAAGACGTACTGGCTAAAGTAAAGAGCGAAAATGCCAAGGCGAAGGGTGAGTCTTATAAGAGTGAGAAGGCGCCGCGTAAGATCCAGTTGATGCAAGACTGGGGCTGGTCACAGAGCGCGATTCAATGGCAAGGCTCGGGCCATAACCTGGTTATCATGCTTGAAGCCCTAGATAACAAAGACAGATGGATTGCTAGCCTTGATATGGAGCATGGGTCATTGAAGACTGAGCACAGACTTCATGACAATGCCTGGGTTAATTACACTTTTAACCAGTTCGGTTGGGTAACGGGTACCGATTCTCTTTATTATCTATCGGAAGAAACTGGCTACTCCCATCTTTATTTAAAAAAGAAAGGAAAACAGGCGGAGCCTTTGACCCAAGGTAAGTTTGTGGTGAGTAGCGTAACCTTAGGCCCTAAGGCCCAGTTCATCTATTACAAGGCAAA
Coding sequences:
- the sspA gene encoding stringent starvation protein SspA; translation: MAVAANKRSIMTLYSGADDLYSHQVRIVLAEKGVTVDVLEADPSEMPEDLIELNPYNTVPTLVDRELILYNSRIIMEYLDERFPHPPLMPVYPVSRGQTRLMMHRIENDWYSLVERIRSGDRADAARKELQESLTAIAPIFTEMPYFMAEEFGLADCYLGPLLWRLPVLGIELDNRAAKEVKAYMTRLFDRESFKASLTETEREMRMGI
- a CDS encoding ClpXP protease specificity-enhancing factor, which translates into the protein MKPMTPNRPYLLQAYYDWLMDNDLTPHVVVDAYVPGTQVPQQYVKDGQIVLNITSTAVGNLQIGHDFIEFNARFGGVPQQVVLPMAAIVAIYARENGAGTVFDMEDAYQVEAESESEEAGLSVVKPEQAPLTDTKSELSSVESSLGDTPAADSPSDKTSPDPEPKRRGHLTLVK
- a CDS encoding cytochrome c1, translating into MKKLLIALVALVPTLAFASGSSVHLESANIDLNDTESLQRGLDLFQHNCAGCHSTQYQRYSRVADDLGISLDDMRTKYMFDKDAKPGDLMENSIPEDAAAKWFGATPPDLTLVARVRGEDWIYTYLKGFYKDENRPFGVNNIVFPSVGMPHVLEHLQGIPVKQDDGTLVATGGSLNAEEYDQVVRDITGFLVYSGDPVKLERESLGLWVMGFLFIFFVLAYLLKKEYWRDVH
- a CDS encoding S9 family peptidase → MTGLLRNSALSVLTIAILSGCAVSDSNSNTQSLAQVNQAVVNPALATPPQVDELLTLNQIMADPDWMGLFAKGAYWSDDSQSVYFARQAHASPIKDYYNQGVDQAIASPLSLNQLHLADQQDGVIDREKTRKAYIYQGNLFVKELASEKISQLTRQNTNVDGVRFLDGGDLAFWQGDQIFRIHQDSGMLEQIANIEMAAKPKGVQEPESYIAKQQQRLIQYVALQQDKAKKKQAYKEDLNKVDPSMASNTWYLGDKEVVSDLSLSPDGRYVLLSLIDKEYSWRSEHDIMPNYLGKDGYVDAVPARARVAEDNPPGERLVLLDLDNHIKKDITIEGLIGFDEDVLAKVKSENAKAKGESYKSEKAPRKIQLMQDWGWSQSAIQWQGSGHNLVIMLEALDNKDRWIASLDMEHGSLKTEHRLHDNAWVNYTFNQFGWVTGTDSLYYLSEETGYSHLYLKKKGKQAEPLTQGKFVVSSVTLGPKAQFIYYKANKAHPGIDNVYRVNIVTGKDEQLTQWDGQLDYELSPDGNSLLLNASRRTEPAELFLKVIGGDRKQLTHYTSEAFKNYPWQAPEVVAVPSTHGADDIYARVYLPQGYDKTRAEKYPAVIFNHGAGYLQNAHYGFSGYFREFMFHNLLTQQGYVVMDMDYRGSKGYGRDWRTAVYRNMGHPEVEDLKDGVSWMAANTNVDTAKVGTYGGSYGGFLTFMALFTEPELFQAGAALRPVTDWAHYNAPYTSNILNTPDVDAIAYERSSPIEHAQGLEKPLLIMSGVLDDNVFFQDSVRLVQRLIELEKPMFETAIYPVEPHGFKQPSSWLDEYRRIYKLFEQELK
- a CDS encoding anthranilate synthase component II, which translates into the protein MLLMIDNYDSFTFNLVQYFQQLGQEILVKRNDEITLEEIEALNPSYLVISPGPCTPNEAGISLAAIEYFSGKLPILGVCLGHQAIAQVFGAKVIRAQRVMHGKTSLINHTNTRLFSSLNDPLTVTRYHSLIVETIPADFILDAWFDDPVHGREIMAMSHKSLPILGVQFHPESVLTQQGLELLQNFLDLGTQTRTC